GATGCTTATGCCTGCACTTCGCGGATCATTTCAATGTGCGGAATATCGTCCTCCAGGTACATCTCACTACTCTGCTCAAATCCAAGCGAACGGTAAAATTGCTCCAGGTATTGTTGCGCCCCGATCTTGATCGGCACGTTTCCAAAGCGTTGTTCAACTGTTGCTATAGAATATTCCATCAGTTTCCTGCCGCTACCGTTCCCTCTTGCACGGGAAGAAGTCACTACCCGTCCAATGGAACACATATCAAATTTAATACCCGGACCAAAAATCCGCGTATAGGCTACCAGTTCATTATCCAGTGAATCGTCATACCCCATAATATGCACTGCCAGCTGGTCAGCATTATCCATATCCTGAAACACACATTGCTGCTCTACGACAAATACCTCACTACGCAGGCGCAGCAAGGCATACAGTTCCTGCGTTGTCAACTCTTCAAATGTCTTTGTAATCCACGTTATCATAAGAAGATGATTTTATTAGTTCTCATATGCAAGATAATCAATTACTAACGCCTCCGGAAACCAGCCTTATCCATCGTAATTACTCATAAAACAATCTCCCCGATTCCCACAATAAATGATAAATTAGCACGAATTAACGAGAAACAGCATAGCATTATGAGTACCCATGCCACACCATTTCTTTCATTGGAGCATATCACTGTTCGTTACCTGGACAAAACCCTCTTTACCGGTCTGGACTGGCACATTAATAAAGGAGAAAACTGGGCGATCACCGGCCCCAGTGGCGCTGGTAAGTCAGCTCTGCTGAGTACCATTGCAGGCAAGTTCAATGTCATCAATGGCGCCATCCGTCATCACTTCAGCGATGAATACCGCCAGGCAAATACTATCACAGATCCATATTTCACTTACCGTGACCTTCTCGCACTGGTAGGCCATCATCATACATTTAGAAACCGTTCCAATACGACGACCGACTTCTACTATCAGCAGCGGTTTAACAGTATGGATTCCTCGGATGCCCCGACTGTACGGGAATACCTGTACGGAGAATCAGGAGGGGCCCCGGAACAGACACCTATCCTTGAGCCCCTTAAAATTCCCGGGCTGATGGACAAGGAGCTGATCAAACTTTCCAACGGAGAGACTCGTCGTGTCATGATAGCGAAATCCCTGCTGAAACAACCGTTGCTGCTCATGCTGGATAATCCTTTCAGCGGACTGGACATCCAGACCCGCAGGCATTTTACAGAGATGGTCAATAAAATTATTGACAATGGCACCACAGTTATCCTTGTCACGTCAGCAACTGAAGTACCGGAGCACATCACGCATGTAATGACACTCGATGAAGGTCGTGTAACCGGAAAGTATACACGGGAGGAATATCTGCAAATACCTCAACCAGTGACCGCACAAAGCTGGCAAGTAGACGAGGAGAAGATCAGGGCGATCGTCAAGAATACACCGTCTCCTTATACCACTATTATCAGCATGGAGCATATAAAAGTGCAGTACGGCGAACATTTAATCCTGGACGATGTTAACTGGTTAGTGAAGCCCAATGAAAAATGGGCCCTGCTCGGCCACAATGGCGCAGGCAAATCGACCCTGCTCAGCCTGATCAATGGCGATAATCCACAGGCTTACGCACAGCAGCTTTACCTGTTCGACCGTAAACGAGGCAGTGGAGAAAGCATCTGGGATATTAAGAAAAAGATCGGATTCGTATCACCGGAACTACACCAATACTTCCAGGCAGGTAGTAACTGTCTGCAGGTAGTGGTCTCTGGCTTTTTCGATATCATAGGCAGTACCCGTCAGGGCACTCCCGAGCAACAGGCACATGCCGCTGCATGGATGGATATACTGGACATTGGCACATACGCCGGACAACCCTTCAAAGGTGTCCCTGAGAGTGTACAGCGACTGACCCTGCTGGCCCGCGCACTGGTAAAAGAGCCCCCGCTGCTTATTTTTGATGAACCCTGCCAGGGACTGGATCAGCAACAAAAAGAACATTTTAAACACGTAATAGATACCCTATCTAACGTAATGGACCTGACCATGATCTTCGTTACACACTACCAGGAAGAGATCCCATCGGCCGTTACCAAGGTGTTAAAACTAGAAAAGGGAAGAGTAATATTAACTTAATAATACATTTGTTTACCTTTATATCTTAAACAGCATTTAAGCCTCATGGGTCCCAAAAAACGTCTGGCGGTCGTCACCGCCTTCGCTGTATGCCTATCAATCTTGTGCATCACAGCCTGTAGAAACACAAAAAAAGTCATGAACCCTGCCCTGGCAAAATACATCGAAGCCTATACTGCCGGTGTTATTTCAAGACAGAGCACTATCCGGGTGCAATTAGCCAGTAATGTGAATGTTACCCATACACAGAACGAACCTGTTGAAGAAGAGATATTCGATTTCAGCCCCAGCATCAAAGGGAAAGCCTATTGGGTGAATGCGACAACTGTCGAGTTCAGACCAGACGCTAACCTCCAGCCGGGCAAAACCTACACGGCGACCTTTAAACTGGGTAAAGTCATGAAGGTGGAAAAAGAAGTGAAGGAATTTGACTTTGAATTTAAAGTCATCAAACCTTCCTACGCCATTGAGGAATATGGCCTCAAAGCGACCAACAGCAGCACCCTGAATAAAATGACATTCTCAGGCGCGATCGCTACCGCCGACACAGAAGATCCCCAACAGATAGAAAAAGTAGTTACCGCTATCTATCAGGGTAAAAAAGTGCCTGTCACCTGGCAACATAACGCTGCCGATAAAATATCTACTTTTACGATCGATAACCTTGCACGTGCCGAAAAAGGGCAGGGCGCGCGTAACCTGGAGATCTCCTGGGACGGCAAGCCCCTGAATGTGGACAATGTATCAGGTAAAAAGACCTTAGAAGTACCTGCGATCTCTGACTTTAAAGTCCTGGACGTACGCGCAGTGGCAGATGAAGAACAATACGTGCTTGTACAGTTCTCCGATCCCATAAGTGTCGCACAATCTCTTGATGGTCTGATCGGCATAAGTGGCATCAGTGATCTCCGCTTCTCCATTGAAGGCAGTGAGGTAAAGGTATTTGGCCCTGCCAGACTGGAAGGCAACTATGCCGTAGTGGTCAATGAAGGAATTCTGAGCGTAGCAGATGCTAAACTTGAGCAGAGCTTTTCTGCGAATGTAGTATTCGAAAATACCCTGCCATCTGTTTCCATTCCCGGGAAAGGCGTCATACTACCACAAAGTAACAAACTGGTAATGCCGTTTGAAGCTGTGAACCTAAGTGCTGTTGACGTTACCATTATTAAGATCTACGAAAACAATATCCCGCAGTATCTCCAGCAGAATGGCATGGATGGTAGCCAGGATCTGCGCCGTGTAGGTCGGCCGGTAGTTGAAAAAACCATCCGCCTGGATAATGATAAATCGCTGAACCTGCACAAACGCAACCGCTTCTTCCTGGACATGGAAAAACTGCTGCGTACAGAGCCGGGTGCTATTTACCGCGTGACCATCGGTTTCCGTAAGTCCTACTCCCTGCTGGGTTGTTCAACTATCACAGCCTCCACCACCGGAGAGACAACCAGCGACGAAAGCGACGAAGAATATTACGGCGGATATTATAGCAACGAAAGTATCGACGAAGATGATGATTTCTGGCGTCGTTATGACAGCTATTATCCTTATGGCTACTCCTGGGAACAAAGGGACAATCCATGTGCGAACTCTTACTACAATAAAGACAAATGGGCATCCCGCAACATATTCTCCTCTAATATTGGCCTGACCGCTAAAAGAGGGAATGACAACAGCATGCTCATCGCTGTCACCGATATCCGTGACACCAAACCAATGGTTGGTGTAGAACTGGAACTGCTTGACTATCAGAACCAGGTGATCTTCAAAACCAAAAGTGATGGAGATGGTCTGGCTACTTTCGATCTGAAACGTAAACCTTACCTGCTCATCGCTAAAAAAGATGACGAAAGAGGCTATCTGAAACTCGATGATGGCAACTCCCTTCCATTGGGTCGTTTTGATGTGAAAGGTGAAGAAGTACAAAGTGGTATCAAAGGATTCCTGTATGGTGAACGTGGCGTATGGCGTCCGGGAGATACCCTCTTCCTGTCTTTCATCCTGGAAGATAAACAACAGAAACTACCACCCAATCACCCGGTAACGCTGGAACTCTACAATCCGAAAGGTCAACTATACAGACAACTCAACGCCTTACAGTCTGTTAATGGTTTCTATAGTTTCACCACTGCGACCAATCCGGATGATCCTACCGGTAGCTGGGTCGCTAAAGTAAAAGTAGGTGGTGCCGTATTTACGAAGAACCTGCGTATCGAGACTGTTAAACCGAACAGGTTAAAAATAGACCTGAACTTCGGTAAAAACACTACTTTATCCAAGGCTGATGCGACAGAAGGAACACTTAATGCCCGTTGGATGTTTGGTGCCACTGCACAAAACCTGAAAGCCAAAGTAGATGTATCACTCAGTCAGCAGACAACGGCTTTCAAGAACTTCCAGCACTACCGCTTTGATGATCCGATCACACATTTTGAAGCGGAAAGTAAAACCATCTTCGAAAGTAGTCTGAATGAGAATGGTACCGCGCCGGTAAAAGTGAATCTTCCACTGGGTAAACTGGCGCCAGGTCAGCTGAAAGCCAGCTTTGAGATCAAAGTTTTTGAACCAGGCGGTGACTTCAGTATCGATCATTTCTCCATGCCTTACAATCCGTTTGCTTCTTATGCGGGCATCAGGGTACCGGAAGGCGACCGCATGACAGGCATGCTGCTTATCGATAAACCACATGCTATCAGCATTGTCAATGTAGACGAAAGAGGTAATCTGCTTAGCGGCAACCAGGAAGTGCAGGTGGAACTCTACAAGGTACGCTGGCGCTGGTGGTGGGATGAGAATGGTGAAGACGAGTTCAGCAACTTTACGCAGGATAGCTATAATCAGCTACTGAAAAAAGAAACAATGACCCTGCATGGTGGTAAAGGTACCTGGGACCTTCAGATCAACTATCCTGACTGGGGACGTTATCTCGTGCGTGTAAAAGACCTGCAAAGCGGACATACCACAGGGCAAACTGTTTATATAGACTGGCCGGGATGGGCAGAAAGGGTACAGAAAGAAAATCCTTCTGAAGCATCTATGCTGGTATTTACATCTGATAAACCTCAGTATAATGTAGGTGACGATATCACCCTGACCATGCCAAGCAGCGAAGGAGGCCGCGGGCTGGTAAGCATTGAGAGCGGTAGTAAGGTGCTGAAAACTTTCTGGATCAATACCGAGAAAGGACAGACTGTCTACAAGTTCAAGGCTGAAAAGGAAATGTCTCCTAACATCTATGTGAATGTAAGCTTGCTGCAGAAACATGCACAGACCGCAAACGACCTCCCGATCCGTATGTACGGTGTGATCCCGATCACTATCAACGACGCCAATACCGTCCTGAAACCAGTGATCTCCATGCCTGACAAACTGGAACCTGAGCAAAATGCCAGCATCACTGTATCAGAAGCAAACGGCAAACCAATGACCTACACCATCGCATTGGTGGACGAAGGGCTGCTGGACCTGACCCGCTTTAAAACACCTGATCCGCACAGCGCATTCTATGCACGTGAAGCACTTGGCGTGAAGACCTGGGACCTCTACGACTTTGTGATCGGTGCATGGGGTGGCGATATGGAGCGCATCCTGAGCATTGGTGGTGACGAGGGACTGAATAAAAACGCTGGTACAGCCAAAGCGAACCGTTTCAAACCGGTTGTGATATTCATGGGACCATTCACATCCAAGGGTGGTAAACAAACCCATAATTTCAAACTACCTCCTTACGTAGGTTCAGTGAAAGCGATGGTAGTTGCAGGACAGGACGGTGCTTATGGCTCCGCCGAAAAAGCAGTCGCTGTTAAAAAGCCGCTGATGCTGCTCACCACGTTACCACGTGTATTAGGCCCATCAGAAACCATACAGCTGCCAGTAACTGTATTCGGCATGGAAAACAATATCCGTAACACTAAAGTTACATTGGCTACCAGCCCGCTGCTGGAAGTGGTGGGTGAACGCACTAAAACAGTCACCTTCGCACAGCCTGGTGAACAGATCGTATACTTCGATGTACGTGTAAGACCGCAGGTAGGTATAGCTAAAGTAAAAGTGACCGCTACCAGCGGTGCTGCTAAAGCAGAAGAGGAAACTGAACTCGAAGTACGCAATCCGAATCCGGTGATCACCACTGTTCAGGAAGCTACCCTTCAGGCAGGTCAAAGCTGGAGCACCGCCTACAGACCTGCTGGTATGGCGGGCACTAATACGGGTGTCCTGGAAGTTTCCACTATTCCGTCTCTGAACCTGGCAAAACGCCTGGGCTACCTGATCCAGTATCCGCATGGATGTGTGGAACAGACCACCTCCAGCGTATTCCCGCAACTGGCACTGAACCAGCTGATGGACCTGAAGCCGGCAGAACTGGCAAATATTGAGAAAAATATCAAAGCCGGTATCGCACGACTGAAAGGCTTCCAGACTTCCGACGGAGGATTGAGCTACTGGCCGGGCGCCGCACAGGCGGACGAATGGGGAACTAACTATGCGGGTCATTTCCTATTGGAAGCACAGGCAAAAGGCTATGAATTGCCGGCAAGTATGCTTGACCAATGGAAGAAATACCAGCGTAACAAGGCAGGCTCCTGGGCACCATCTACCACCAACTTCTATGGTGGCGATCTTACACAGGCATATCGCCTCTACCTGCTGGCCCTGGCGAAAGTGCCAGAACTGGGTGCCATGAACCGTCTGAAAGAATTTAAATACCTGTCTAACGAAGCGAAGTGGAGACTGGCGGCGGCCTACAAACTGGCCGGTCAGCCAGAACTGGCTAACAGCCTGGTAAAACCACTGTCTACAGATGTGAAACCGTACAATCAGCTGGGTGGCACATTTGGTTCAGACCTGCGTGACAAAGCAATGATCCTGGAGACACTGACCATCCTCGGCCAGCGTAACCGTGCAAATGACCTGTTACAAACGATCGCAGCTAACCTGTCTCAGGAGAGCTGGTACAGCACACAGACCACTGCCTATGCACTGATCGCAGTAGCTAAGTATTGTGGTGTAAACACCAGTGGTAACAAGATCTCGTTCAGTTACAATATGAACGGCAGCAGCAATACTGTGAATGCCAGCTCTTATGTAACGCAGGTACCTGTGAATGTAACCGGTGCAGAAGGCAATATCAGCATTCAGAACAGGGGACAAAATGTACTGTATACCCGCCTGATCCTGCAGGGCCGTCCGGATGCCGGTCAGGAACCAAACATTCCTAACAATCCTGATGTACTGGATATCCAGGTGAAATACAGTACCCGTGATGGTAAGGTGCTCGATCCTGCTTCCCTCCGTCAGGGTGCAGACTTCATGGCAACTGTGACTATCCGCAACCCGGGTAAACGCGGCTACTATGAACAGATGGCACTGACTGAAATATTCCCGAGCGGCTGGGAGATCATCAACACCCGCCTGATGGAAAATGACAGTACCTTCCGTTCTTCACCATTTACTTACAAAGACATTCGTGATGACAGGGTGTACACTTACTTCAATATCGAAGAGAACAAGACTTACACTTACAATGTCCTGCTGAACGCGGCTTACCTCGGTAGATATTATCTGCCGGCAGTATCCTGTGAAGCGATGTATGATAATACGATCCATGCATTCCAGCCTGGTAAATGGGTGGAAGTAGTGAAGTGATGAGTAATAATCATTAGCAGAAAAAAAGGCGTTCACTGTCAGTGGACGCCTTCTTTATTCAGATCACCTCATTACTAATTACTAATTATTAATTTCGCCTCATGCGTTCCTGGTTCCGAAAACGAAAATGGTGGCTCATCGCTTTAACCATCCTCCTGATACTCTATATATGCTGCATCCCCTCCCGTCTGTTCACCACTCCGACCTCGTTTGTCATCGAAGACAGTAATGGGGAACTGCTGAGTGCGACGATCGCCACGGATGGACAATGGCGTTTTCCGGCAGACAAACAGGTCCCTGAAAAATTCGCTGCCTGTATCGTCGCATATGAGGACAAACGCTTTTATCACCATTGGGGAGTGGATGTACTGGCACTGGGACGTGCCATCAAACAGAACCTAAGTAGTAAAAGAGTAGTAAGCGGCGGCAGTACACTGACGATGCAGGTAATGCGCCTGTCACGTAACAGAGACCGGAACATCCTCCAGAAACTGATAGAAGCAGTTATGGCTACCAGACTGGAATTTTCCTATTCGAAGAAAAGTATTCTTTCTCTATATGCAGGCAATGCGCCTTTCGGTGGGAATGTAGTGGGGCTGGAAGCTGCCGCATGGCGATATTATGGTCGTAGTGCGGCACAATTATCCTGGGGAGAAACGGCGGCACTGGCCGTATTACCTAATAGCCCCGCGTTAGTACACCCGGGTCGTAACCGGCAAACCTTACTCCGTAAAAGAAATCAGCTGCTGGAAAGACTGTGGCACAATGAAACGATAGATAGTGTGACCTGCCAGCTGGCTAAACTGGAACCATTACCCGATCAGCCGAAGGCCTTACCACAGGATGCACCACACTTACTCGATCGCTTTCGCAGAGATTATCCAGCTCAGAAAGCAAAAGACCATAAAGCGGTCACACGTATCAGAACTACGCTTGACGCAGGGTTGCAAAGAAACGTAGGTGGCATCATTGAGCGTTACCATAGTATTTATAAAGCCAATGGCATCAACAACGCGGCAGCGGTTGTACTGGATGTGGAAACCGGCGATGCACTGGCTTATGTGGGAAATGTCTATCATCCGGAAGATCCTGAAACAGAAAGCCATGTTGATATCATACAGGCACCCCGTAGTCCGGGCAGTACATTGAAACCTATTCTCTACGCAGCAATGCTGACTGACGGTATGATCCTGCCACATTCGCTGGTAGCAGATATTCCCACACAGATAGCAGGGTACACGCCTCAGAACTTCGACCTGGGTTATGACGGGGCGGTACCAGCCAGTAAGGCACTGGCGCGCTCGCTGAATATACCTGCCGTGAGAATGTTACAGCAATACCGTTATGAAAGATTGCATACACTGTTGAAGAAGCTGGGCATGACGACATTAACACAGCCCGCCGATCACTACGGATTATCACTGATCCTGGGTGGGGGAGAGTCTACGTTATGGGAACTGACTGGTATGTACGCCAGCATGGCCCGCACATTATTACATCAGGAGCAATACAACGGCAAGTATGATGCTGACGATATACATGCTCCTAATTACCGGCAGGGTACGAAACGCGTCTCCCAATCAGCACCCTCCGGGACAGGCATACTAGACGCTGGCGCTATCTGGTATACTTTTCAGGCGATGGAAGAAGTGATGCGACCGGGGGAGGAACTATTATGGCAGCAATTCTCCTCTTCGCAGCGGGTAGCCTGGAAAACCGGTACCAGCTTTGGGTTCAGAGATGGCTGGGCGATAGGTGTAACACCACAATTCGTAGTGGGCGTGTGGATAGGCAATGCAGATGGAGAAGGAAGACCGGGCTTGCTGGGTGTGTCGACCGCAGCGCCCGTGATGTTTGACATATTCCGGTTACTACATACCGGCAGTTGGTTCACCCCACCGTACGACAAATTACAGCGGATAGAAGTGTGCCGGCAAAGCGGCTACCGGGCAAGCGATCTTTGTCCGGAGAAAGATTCTATTGCTGTACCAGTCGCCGGGCTCCGCTCAGGACTCTGCCCTTATCACCAGCTGGTACACCTGGATCATACAGGTCTATGGAGGGTTACGGCTGACTGTGAATCACCTTCTCAGATGCAGCACGTACCGTGGTTCATCTTACCACCAGCAATGGAATTTTACTATCGCACAAAACATAACTATTTACCGTTACCACCGTATAAACAGGAATGCCTGGCAACCCTGCAACAGGATAAAGCTCCGATGGAAGTGATCTATCCAAGGCCGAATGCCCGTATTTATGTACCCATAGAGATAGATGGTAAACCAGGAGAGGCGGTATTCACGGCTACGCACCGTAATACAGCAGAAAAGATCTACTGGCATATGGATGACAACTACCTGGGAGAAACGCAGGAGTTTCATCAGATGGCCTTACATCCTGCAGCAGGTAAGCATATGCTTACATTGGTAGACGAGCAGGGGGTACAGGTACGCGTACCGTTTGAGATACTGGCAAAAAAAGGAGACGACTAAGCGAACTTAATACCCGTATTTCTCTTTCCAGAGGCTACGCAGGTGCTTACGCATCTCTTCTTCTCTTGGGTTCTTACCCGGATCATATAGTTTCATACCCTTGATACGGTCAGGCAGATACTCCTGCGGAGAGAAACTGTTCTCGTAGTCATGGGAATATTCGTATCCCTTATGATATCCCATATCTTTCATCATCTTCGTTGGCGCATTGCGTATATGCATAGGTATGGGCAGATCGCCTGTTTGCGACACGACAGACAATGCATTGCCAATAGCCATATAAGCTGCGTTACTCTTAGCAGAGGAGGCGAGATAGGTAGTACACTGTGACAGAATGATACGTGCTTCCGGGTATCCGATCATGGTCACGGCCTGGAAGCAACTGGTAGCCAGTAAAAGGGCATTAGGATTGGCATTACCAATATCTTCGGACGCAGATATTAACAGGCGACGGGCGATAAATTTCACATCTTCTCCACCTTCAATCATACGTGCCAGATAATATACAGCCGCGTTGGGGTCGCTACCGCGGATAGATTTTATGAAAGCAGAAATGATATCATAGTGCTGTTCACCGGTCTTATCGTAAATGGCCACACGTTGTTGCGCTATATCCATCACTTTCTTATCAGTGATCACGATAGGATGCTCGTTTTGCAGGGTATTCACCACTAACTCAAAAAGATTAAGCAGTTTCCTGGCATCACCACCGGAAATCCCGAATAATGCGGATGTTTCCTTCAGCTCTATTTGTTTACTGCCCAGCCATTCATCCTGTTGCATCGCTTGTTGGATGAGCTGCAATAGTTGTGGTTCACTGAGGGGCTTCAGCACATATACCTGGCTACGCGACAGTAAGGCCGAGTTCACTTCAAAGGAAGGATTCTCTGTAGTGGCACCGATCAGTGTGATGATACCTTTCTCCACAGCGCCCAGCAGGGCATCCTGCTGAGACTTGTTAAAGCGGTGGATCTCATCAATAAATAATACGGCATAGCCCTGTTTACGAGCTATTTCGATCACTTCACGTACTTCTTTTACACCTGCCGAGATAGCAGATAAGGTGTAGAAAGGTACGTCCAGTGTATGCGCTATGATATTTGCAATTGTTGTTTTTCCTACACCGGGAGGTCCCCACAGGATCATCGAGGGAATACGGCCTTGCTGTAAGGCTGTACGTAAGATGCTATCCTTGCCGGTCAGGTGTTCCTGTCCCACCAGCTCATCCAGGGTCTCCGGTCTTATGCGCTCGGCTAATGGTTCCATATTTACAATTATATATTAAGGGTTAGGATGAACGTTATCAGAAGTCAAGATCCTCAGGATTTTTACTTTCATCCTTCTCTTGCTGATCATCTTTCCATTGTTTCAGATATATCAATGATGATACCGCATTTCCGAGGAGCAGTCCGCCATATGCTGATGAAATTATCTGTAAATACAGGAGGGAACGGGCCACTTCACTTACAGACATTTTCCCGTTATTCATTTCATCAAACATATCCATCATTGCGTCCATGGATGCGGCATCTTTCATCGCGAAAGAGGATGATATCACCATCAAGCCTAACATAATAGGAAAAAAGGCCAGTGACTGTACCTGTTGAGGGGTATTTGCTTTCAATGGTATCGCTGGATTCCCCAGATGACGCATGAGAGCGTTGGTTTTAAGCGCCTGAAAAAAAACACCTGCCAGAAGAAATGTCATCATCAGCATTTCAAGGGCACCGGCTGCCACTGTAAAGAAAAATGCATAAAGAATCAAAATGCCAGTTACGAACATTCCCAGACCATTCAGTACTCTGAATAATTTACCGCCAAAATCCATGTATCCAGTTTTAATAAGACCACAAACCTACTAAACAGTCCGCAAACCACCCACAATCATCCCTATGAACCGACCATTTGTAAAAAAGCGGTGCGCTCGCTTGGGATGTTTTATTTATATTTAAACACTAAACCTGTTTTTTTTATGAAGAGCACTTACGCTTTACAACTTCCATTACTGGCAGCCGTATCCCTTATGGCCGCATGTAACGGAGGCAACACCACCAAACAGACGCAGGATTCCGCTGCTGTAGCATCAGCAGACACTACCAAAGTCCCCGCTTTTGAACTCAGTTCTATTGACTCCAGCGCAAAACCATGCGATGATTTTGACCAGTATGTAAATGGCAACTGGAAAAAAAACAACCCCATTCCTTCTACAGAAAGCCGTTGGGGGGCATTCAACGTACTTGATAAACAAAATAAAGAAGTACGTCTGAAAGGCATTATTTTGTCACTCGCTGAACAAAAAGACCTTAAAAAAGGTACTGAAGAGCAGCAGATCTCTGATTTCTACCGCTCTTTCCTGGACACAGCGACCATCGAACAGCTGGGTGTTACACCCTTAAAACCTTATCTCGACAAGATTAACACGATCCAGGACCT
The DNA window shown above is from Chitinophaga agri and carries:
- a CDS encoding GNAT family N-acetyltransferase — translated: MITWITKTFEELTTQELYALLRLRSEVFVVEQQCVFQDMDNADQLAVHIMGYDDSLDNELVAYTRIFGPGIKFDMCSIGRVVTSSRARGNGSGRKLMEYSIATVEQRFGNVPIKIGAQQYLEQFYRSLGFEQSSEMYLEDDIPHIEMIREVQA
- a CDS encoding ATP-binding cassette domain-containing protein yields the protein MSTHATPFLSLEHITVRYLDKTLFTGLDWHINKGENWAITGPSGAGKSALLSTIAGKFNVINGAIRHHFSDEYRQANTITDPYFTYRDLLALVGHHHTFRNRSNTTTDFYYQQRFNSMDSSDAPTVREYLYGESGGAPEQTPILEPLKIPGLMDKELIKLSNGETRRVMIAKSLLKQPLLLMLDNPFSGLDIQTRRHFTEMVNKIIDNGTTVILVTSATEVPEHITHVMTLDEGRVTGKYTREEYLQIPQPVTAQSWQVDEEKIRAIVKNTPSPYTTIISMEHIKVQYGEHLILDDVNWLVKPNEKWALLGHNGAGKSTLLSLINGDNPQAYAQQLYLFDRKRGSGESIWDIKKKIGFVSPELHQYFQAGSNCLQVVVSGFFDIIGSTRQGTPEQQAHAAAWMDILDIGTYAGQPFKGVPESVQRLTLLARALVKEPPLLIFDEPCQGLDQQQKEHFKHVIDTLSNVMDLTMIFVTHYQEEIPSAVTKVLKLEKGRVILT
- a CDS encoding alpha-2-macroglobulin family protein, with amino-acid sequence MNPALAKYIEAYTAGVISRQSTIRVQLASNVNVTHTQNEPVEEEIFDFSPSIKGKAYWVNATTVEFRPDANLQPGKTYTATFKLGKVMKVEKEVKEFDFEFKVIKPSYAIEEYGLKATNSSTLNKMTFSGAIATADTEDPQQIEKVVTAIYQGKKVPVTWQHNAADKISTFTIDNLARAEKGQGARNLEISWDGKPLNVDNVSGKKTLEVPAISDFKVLDVRAVADEEQYVLVQFSDPISVAQSLDGLIGISGISDLRFSIEGSEVKVFGPARLEGNYAVVVNEGILSVADAKLEQSFSANVVFENTLPSVSIPGKGVILPQSNKLVMPFEAVNLSAVDVTIIKIYENNIPQYLQQNGMDGSQDLRRVGRPVVEKTIRLDNDKSLNLHKRNRFFLDMEKLLRTEPGAIYRVTIGFRKSYSLLGCSTITASTTGETTSDESDEEYYGGYYSNESIDEDDDFWRRYDSYYPYGYSWEQRDNPCANSYYNKDKWASRNIFSSNIGLTAKRGNDNSMLIAVTDIRDTKPMVGVELELLDYQNQVIFKTKSDGDGLATFDLKRKPYLLIAKKDDERGYLKLDDGNSLPLGRFDVKGEEVQSGIKGFLYGERGVWRPGDTLFLSFILEDKQQKLPPNHPVTLELYNPKGQLYRQLNALQSVNGFYSFTTATNPDDPTGSWVAKVKVGGAVFTKNLRIETVKPNRLKIDLNFGKNTTLSKADATEGTLNARWMFGATAQNLKAKVDVSLSQQTTAFKNFQHYRFDDPITHFEAESKTIFESSLNENGTAPVKVNLPLGKLAPGQLKASFEIKVFEPGGDFSIDHFSMPYNPFASYAGIRVPEGDRMTGMLLIDKPHAISIVNVDERGNLLSGNQEVQVELYKVRWRWWWDENGEDEFSNFTQDSYNQLLKKETMTLHGGKGTWDLQINYPDWGRYLVRVKDLQSGHTTGQTVYIDWPGWAERVQKENPSEASMLVFTSDKPQYNVGDDITLTMPSSEGGRGLVSIESGSKVLKTFWINTEKGQTVYKFKAEKEMSPNIYVNVSLLQKHAQTANDLPIRMYGVIPITINDANTVLKPVISMPDKLEPEQNASITVSEANGKPMTYTIALVDEGLLDLTRFKTPDPHSAFYAREALGVKTWDLYDFVIGAWGGDMERILSIGGDEGLNKNAGTAKANRFKPVVIFMGPFTSKGGKQTHNFKLPPYVGSVKAMVVAGQDGAYGSAEKAVAVKKPLMLLTTLPRVLGPSETIQLPVTVFGMENNIRNTKVTLATSPLLEVVGERTKTVTFAQPGEQIVYFDVRVRPQVGIAKVKVTATSGAAKAEEETELEVRNPNPVITTVQEATLQAGQSWSTAYRPAGMAGTNTGVLEVSTIPSLNLAKRLGYLIQYPHGCVEQTTSSVFPQLALNQLMDLKPAELANIEKNIKAGIARLKGFQTSDGGLSYWPGAAQADEWGTNYAGHFLLEAQAKGYELPASMLDQWKKYQRNKAGSWAPSTTNFYGGDLTQAYRLYLLALAKVPELGAMNRLKEFKYLSNEAKWRLAAAYKLAGQPELANSLVKPLSTDVKPYNQLGGTFGSDLRDKAMILETLTILGQRNRANDLLQTIAANLSQESWYSTQTTAYALIAVAKYCGVNTSGNKISFSYNMNGSSNTVNASSYVTQVPVNVTGAEGNISIQNRGQNVLYTRLILQGRPDAGQEPNIPNNPDVLDIQVKYSTRDGKVLDPASLRQGADFMATVTIRNPGKRGYYEQMALTEIFPSGWEIINTRLMENDSTFRSSPFTYKDIRDDRVYTYFNIEENKTYTYNVLLNAAYLGRYYLPAVSCEAMYDNTIHAFQPGKWVEVVK